In Crinalium epipsammum PCC 9333, the following are encoded in one genomic region:
- a CDS encoding lipase family protein: MAETFKYFPEWQSHVFDTNKKGYNPQIAWWLAYCSQIAYENKITVAKYLKIANFENVIFFDAQGSQAFLAKHPGVEPGQPFAVLAFRGTENDSIDILTDINFVRRLFPNENIVEEVQATAAESKKNISQPPDKKLYAHGGFLQGVENIWGCALRDGIKQKFFPDETSQWLGSPGISNAICQLKDTPLYITGHSLGGALATMAAYKAVIYELDGTIKIGGIYTFGSPRVAQFDLANEINNYFGDRSYRVVNFIDVIPRIPLRVPPLWHFKHIHHLVYFNSNRQVVLGKQNSFALLLEDISVILLVLLEVGLSFLTFGRYTPVTIKKHMINEYIKDIEASLKC; the protein is encoded by the coding sequence ATGGCAGAAACATTTAAATACTTTCCTGAATGGCAATCCCATGTTTTTGACACTAACAAGAAGGGATACAATCCACAAATAGCCTGGTGGCTAGCTTATTGCTCCCAAATTGCTTATGAAAATAAAATTACAGTTGCTAAATATCTCAAAATAGCTAATTTTGAAAATGTTATCTTTTTTGACGCTCAAGGCAGTCAGGCTTTTTTAGCTAAACATCCTGGTGTAGAACCGGGACAGCCATTTGCAGTTTTGGCATTTAGAGGCACAGAGAATGATTCCATAGATATCTTGACAGATATCAACTTTGTTAGAAGATTATTTCCTAACGAAAATATTGTAGAAGAAGTTCAAGCAACAGCTGCTGAAAGCAAAAAAAATATTTCTCAACCACCAGATAAAAAACTTTATGCTCATGGAGGATTTTTACAAGGAGTTGAAAATATTTGGGGATGTGCTTTGCGAGATGGAATTAAACAAAAGTTTTTTCCTGATGAAACATCCCAATGGTTAGGTAGTCCCGGCATAAGTAACGCTATTTGTCAGCTAAAGGATACCCCTCTTTACATTACAGGTCATAGTTTAGGTGGTGCATTAGCAACAATGGCCGCCTATAAAGCCGTAATTTACGAATTAGATGGAACTATAAAAATAGGGGGAATTTATACCTTTGGATCGCCGAGGGTTGCTCAATTCGATCTTGCTAATGAAATTAATAATTATTTTGGCGATCGCAGCTATCGTGTAGTCAATTTTATTGATGTTATCCCACGAATTCCCCTGCGAGTCCCACCTTTATGGCATTTTAAGCATATTCACCACCTGGTTTATTTCAACAGCAATCGTCAGGTAGTCTTAGGAAAACAAAATAGCTTTGCTTTATTATTAGAGGACATTAGCGTTATCCTATTAGTTCTTCTTGAAGTCGGTCTGTCATTTTTAACATTTGGCAGATATACCCCTGTGACCATTAAGAAACACATGATTAATGAATATATAAAAGATATAGAAGCTAGCTTAAAATGTTAA
- a CDS encoding Uma2 family endonuclease, whose product MTQANFTQAIAVNIPPTLTLSLTHEQFVELAIANRDLQLERTEKGELIVMPPTGGETSNRNSDFSGQLWLWNRQTKLGKTFDSSTGFYLPNGADRSPDAAWVSNERWNALTKEQQQGFVPLCPDFVMELRSKNDNLEPLRTKMREYIANGARLGWLIDPKNKRVEIYRPNRDVEVLDNPVTLSGEDVLPGFVLDLNEVWGNS is encoded by the coding sequence ATGACACAAGCAAACTTTACCCAAGCCATTGCCGTCAATATCCCACCGACGTTAACACTATCGCTTACCCATGAGCAGTTTGTTGAATTAGCGATCGCAAACAGAGATTTACAATTAGAACGAACTGAAAAAGGAGAATTGATTGTTATGCCACCAACCGGAGGCGAGACATCAAACAGAAACTCTGATTTTTCTGGGCAACTTTGGCTATGGAACCGTCAAACCAAACTGGGAAAAACATTTGATTCTTCCACAGGCTTTTATCTTCCCAATGGTGCAGATCGTTCTCCTGATGCAGCATGGGTAAGTAATGAAAGATGGAACGCACTCACAAAGGAACAGCAACAAGGCTTTGTACCTTTGTGTCCTGATTTCGTCATGGAATTGCGTTCTAAAAACGATAATCTGGAACCTCTACGCACCAAAATGAGGGAATATATCGCTAATGGTGCAAGGCTTGGTTGGTTAATTGATCCCAAGAATAAACGAGTGGAAATTTATCGACCAAATCGAGATGTGGAAGTATTAGATAATCCTGTAACTTTATCAGGGGAAGATGTTTTACCTGGATTTGTTTTGGATTTAAACGAAGTTTGGGGCAATAGTTAA
- a CDS encoding LmeA family phospholipid-binding protein, with protein sequence MFGGITGLKDNSGGDWGERMLNTVASKTIRHLFTQSESVEVNVRCFPSSKLLQGSIDSFQMSGKRLVIKRDFGVEEMSFETDAVSLDFSSVLKGQLSLKQPTQAVAQVILSEADLNKSFKAELVTKRLQNIDTPALTDLSGGEPVSFTDVQVQLLPNNQLRIAAQTELAEHGVVPISMTATLDVERRRRISFKKPHFETDAVPESVRDISQKLSVALAEILDNMVDLDRFDLDGVILRINRLETQGNKLVFSGYAQIEQVPGSN encoded by the coding sequence ATGTTTGGTGGCATCACTGGTTTAAAAGATAATTCTGGCGGCGATTGGGGAGAGCGTATGCTCAACACCGTCGCCAGCAAGACCATTCGCCACCTGTTTACCCAGAGTGAGTCGGTAGAGGTGAATGTTCGTTGCTTCCCTTCTAGCAAATTGCTACAGGGCAGCATTGATAGCTTTCAAATGAGCGGGAAGCGCTTAGTAATTAAGCGCGATTTTGGGGTTGAGGAGATGTCATTTGAGACAGATGCCGTTTCTCTCGACTTTAGCTCAGTGCTAAAGGGTCAGCTTTCCCTCAAGCAACCTACTCAAGCTGTTGCACAGGTGATTTTATCTGAAGCAGATTTAAACAAATCTTTCAAAGCAGAATTGGTAACAAAGCGCCTGCAAAATATTGATACACCCGCTTTAACAGATTTATCTGGCGGTGAACCTGTTTCTTTTACAGATGTTCAGGTGCAGTTGTTACCAAATAATCAGTTACGCATTGCTGCTCAAACTGAACTAGCAGAGCATGGAGTTGTGCCAATTAGCATGACTGCTACTTTAGATGTAGAAAGACGGCGGCGGATTTCGTTTAAAAAACCACATTTTGAAACTGATGCTGTGCCTGAGTCCGTACGCGATATTTCTCAGAAGTTATCGGTTGCTTTGGCTGAAATTTTAGATAATATGGTTGATTTGGATCGTTTTGATCTTGATGGGGTGATCTTGCGAATCAACCGCTTGGAAACTCAGGGGAATAAGTTAGTTTTTAGTGGTTACGCCCAAATTGAGCAGGTTCCAGGTAGTAATTGA
- a CDS encoding alpha/beta fold hydrolase — MQYSQATATAPIPGTYWQWREQSIYYVKAGKRQPGKPPLLLIHGFGASTDHWRKNISGLSDDFEVWAIDLLGFGRSAKPEWQYGGELWRDQLYDFISNVIGQPVVLAGNSLGGYSALCVAAQRPDAAVGLVLLNSAGPFTDAKVPTEPNPTKKFFSETTRSLFRQPWASFLLFQYVRQRSLIRQTLEKVYLDKSAVTDQLVEEIYQPSCDPGAPRVFASVFSSPQGENVDVLLKQLTCPLLLLWGEADPWMNAKERGAKFREFYPQLTEHYLRAGHCPHDEVPDQVNSVMRSWVLSIL; from the coding sequence ATGCAGTACAGCCAAGCAACTGCCACCGCCCCGATTCCAGGTACTTATTGGCAGTGGCGTGAGCAATCAATCTATTATGTCAAAGCTGGAAAACGACAGCCAGGGAAGCCTCCTCTACTATTGATTCATGGGTTTGGAGCGTCTACAGACCACTGGCGCAAAAATATCTCTGGTCTGAGTGATGATTTTGAAGTGTGGGCAATTGATTTATTAGGGTTTGGACGTTCTGCTAAACCTGAGTGGCAGTATGGCGGAGAGTTATGGCGCGATCAGCTATACGATTTTATTAGCAATGTTATTGGTCAGCCAGTAGTATTAGCTGGTAACTCTTTGGGAGGCTATTCAGCGTTGTGTGTAGCTGCTCAACGTCCTGATGCTGCTGTTGGTTTGGTGTTGCTCAATAGTGCTGGACCATTCACTGATGCTAAAGTGCCGACAGAACCAAATCCCACGAAGAAGTTTTTTAGCGAGACAACGCGATCGCTTTTTCGGCAACCTTGGGCAAGTTTTCTGTTATTTCAGTATGTACGGCAACGCTCTCTGATTCGGCAAACCCTAGAAAAAGTTTACCTGGATAAGAGTGCTGTTACAGACCAACTGGTAGAAGAAATTTATCAACCTTCTTGTGATCCTGGTGCGCCAAGGGTGTTTGCTTCTGTCTTCAGCAGTCCTCAAGGGGAAAATGTCGATGTGCTGCTTAAGCAACTAACTTGCCCGTTGTTGCTATTGTGGGGAGAAGCAGACCCCTGGATGAATGCTAAAGAAAGAGGAGCAAAGTTTCGTGAGTTTTATCCTCAACTTACAGAACATTATCTCCGCGCTGGTCATTGTCCCCATGATGAAGTGCCGGATCAAGTTAATTCTGTGATGCGTTCTTGGGTATTGTCGATTTTGTGA
- the clpS gene encoding ATP-dependent Clp protease adapter ClpS, protein MSVETIQKPSTSRKIAPRYRVLLHNDDFNPMEYVVQVLITTVPNLTQPQAVNIMMEAHNSGTALVITCALEHAEFYCETLNNHGLTSTIEPDE, encoded by the coding sequence GTGTCTGTTGAGACTATTCAAAAGCCTTCAACATCTCGTAAAATCGCACCACGTTATCGCGTTTTGCTGCATAACGACGACTTCAATCCAATGGAGTACGTTGTGCAGGTATTAATAACAACTGTGCCTAATTTGACGCAACCTCAAGCTGTCAACATTATGATGGAAGCTCATAATAGTGGTACTGCTTTAGTAATTACCTGCGCCCTAGAACACGCGGAGTTTTACTGTGAAACCTTGAATAATCACGGTTTAACTAGCACAATTGAACCTGACGAGTAA
- a CDS encoding CPBP family intramembrane glutamic endopeptidase — protein sequence MKINLISVAQYPAPIRLGIFLLILAILWLPRAALIYLLVGLAGNGDSPGVRNLLTILTMALLFADFLFLLRIWGENVYRQPQLLKKYGVTAQPQNNLDLLKGLSLGVVITFSLFGLESLLGWVAWQSPTMFLPQLILEGLLSALGVGFAEELVFRGWLLDELQRDYRPNISLWIGASIFAISHFIKPISEIIRTFPQFPALLLLGLTLVWAKRGSKGRLGISIGLHAGLVWGYYMINVGQMVQYSGSVPEWITGVDKNPLAGVMGLGFLSAIALWMRKRSLKYRNPS from the coding sequence TTGAAAATTAATTTAATTAGTGTAGCTCAATACCCTGCCCCAATTAGGCTGGGTATATTTTTATTAATTTTAGCGATATTGTGGCTGCCGAGAGCCGCGCTAATTTATTTATTAGTTGGTCTTGCTGGTAACGGTGATAGTCCTGGTGTCCGCAATTTGTTGACTATCCTGACAATGGCGCTGTTGTTTGCTGATTTCTTGTTTTTACTGAGGATTTGGGGAGAAAACGTTTATCGACAACCACAATTACTCAAAAAATATGGAGTAACAGCGCAGCCACAAAACAATTTAGATTTACTTAAAGGTCTAAGTTTGGGTGTGGTAATTACGTTTAGTTTATTTGGTTTAGAAAGTTTGCTAGGTTGGGTAGCTTGGCAAAGCCCTACTATGTTTTTACCACAGCTAATCTTAGAAGGATTATTAAGTGCCTTGGGAGTTGGTTTTGCAGAGGAGTTAGTATTTCGGGGTTGGTTGCTAGATGAGTTGCAAAGAGATTACCGCCCGAATATCAGCCTTTGGATAGGTGCTTCAATATTTGCTATATCGCATTTTATCAAACCCATCTCAGAAATTATTCGCACCTTTCCACAATTTCCGGCGCTGTTACTTTTAGGTTTAACTTTAGTGTGGGCGAAGCGTGGCAGCAAAGGACGCTTGGGCATTTCTATTGGTTTGCACGCGGGGTTAGTCTGGGGCTACTACATGATTAATGTAGGGCAGATGGTGCAATATTCTGGATCTGTTCCTGAGTGGATTACTGGAGTTGATAAAAATCCTCTGGCTGGAGTAATGGGGTTGGGGTTTTTGAGTGCGATCGCGCTATGGATGAGGAAGCGATCGCTTAAATATCGCAATCCTTCTTAA
- a CDS encoding PsbP-related protein, with the protein MKSKFFILSVLSTVAVSGALPVINQIPGIEVSPVQAATRFKGYTSPNLFSIRYPSGWSVDSSNKEYVIITNYKPQTGGGKASASYIKNNIYFVDSSFSTAINQEVASYKQNGAKITKTQSLTINGKSAYRLWVNDSRFAFPNSIVTLVKYKNNKTAVVASLYTKSNSSALGVIQPLQQSFRLLK; encoded by the coding sequence ATGAAATCTAAATTTTTTATCTTATCTGTTTTATCAACTGTGGCTGTTTCAGGGGCGTTACCTGTAATTAATCAGATTCCTGGGATAGAAGTTAGCCCAGTCCAAGCAGCCACAAGATTTAAGGGTTATACATCACCTAATCTATTTTCAATTAGATACCCTTCTGGTTGGTCTGTTGATTCTTCTAATAAAGAATATGTAATAATCACAAATTACAAACCACAAACAGGCGGGGGTAAAGCTTCTGCTAGTTATATCAAAAATAATATTTACTTTGTTGATAGCTCTTTTAGTACTGCTATCAATCAAGAAGTTGCCAGCTATAAGCAAAATGGCGCTAAAATTACTAAGACGCAAAGCCTAACAATCAATGGGAAATCTGCATATAGATTGTGGGTTAATGATTCTAGATTCGCTTTTCCTAATAGTATCGTGACTTTGGTAAAGTATAAAAATAATAAAACTGCTGTAGTTGCCAGTTTATATACTAAAAGCAATTCATCGGCATTAGGTGTAATTCAACCTTTACAACAGTCTTTCCGTTTGCTGAAATAA
- a CDS encoding DUF29 domain-containing protein, with amino-acid sequence MVTQSQPTTQKLYDQDYYLWIKTTINQLRTGQFSVVDLDNLIEELESMGRSQKRAIKNLLIRLFEHLLKLKYWDAERERNQGHWKGEIRTFRRQIQDELEDSPSLKPYILEIFDECYDQARSEASDRTQLPLDTFPVTPIGSLAQILDDDWLPE; translated from the coding sequence ATGGTAACTCAATCACAACCAACGACTCAGAAGTTATACGACCAAGATTATTACCTTTGGATAAAAACAACTATTAACCAACTGCGTACCGGTCAATTTTCTGTTGTGGATTTAGATAATTTGATTGAGGAATTGGAGAGCATGGGGAGGAGCCAAAAAAGAGCTATTAAAAACTTATTGATTAGGCTTTTTGAACACCTACTTAAGTTAAAATACTGGGATGCAGAACGAGAACGCAATCAGGGGCATTGGAAAGGAGAAATTAGGACATTTCGCAGACAGATTCAGGATGAATTAGAAGATAGTCCTAGTCTGAAACCTTACATTCTAGAAATTTTTGATGAGTGTTACGATCAAGCCAGATCAGAAGCAAGCGATCGCACACAATTACCTCTTGATACATTTCCAGTTACACCAATTGGATCTTTAGCACAAATTTTAGATGATGATTGGTTGCCTGAGTAG
- a CDS encoding pentapeptide repeat-containing protein, with translation MDLEAITQGKNKHLPGANLEDENLSNLDLSRINLAGATLVGTNFSHSKLEGARLEGANLLGAQMVATDLRANLLGANLMQADLTGADLRGSNLRGANLMGAKLTQANLAGAFLSGANLMSVNLQGVDLRGADLRGANLNGANLQGADLSQADLQGASLSQTNLEEADLRGANLAGANLMSANLLCAELEGANLNGVNLTGTCLVGTSVE, from the coding sequence GAAGATGAAAACCTTTCAAACCTAGATTTAAGCAGGATTAATTTAGCTGGCGCTACCCTTGTCGGTACTAATTTTAGTCATTCTAAATTAGAAGGTGCGCGTTTAGAAGGAGCCAATCTTTTAGGCGCTCAAATGGTAGCAACAGATCTGCGGGCAAATTTGTTAGGCGCAAATTTAATGCAAGCAGATTTAACAGGTGCAGACTTGCGGGGAAGTAACCTGCGCGGTGCAAATTTAATGGGTGCGAAATTAACCCAAGCAAATTTAGCAGGTGCTTTTTTAAGTGGTGCAAATTTGATGAGTGTTAACTTGCAAGGCGTTGATTTGCGCGGTGCAGATTTGCGCGGTGCTAATTTGAATGGGGCGAATTTACAAGGCGCAGATTTAAGTCAAGCAGATTTACAAGGTGCGAGTTTAAGTCAAACTAATTTGGAAGAAGCAGATTTACGGGGGGCGAATTTAGCTGGGGCTAATTTAATGAGTGCAAATTTGCTTTGTGCTGAGTTAGAAGGTGCTAATTTGAATGGGGTTAATCTTACAGGTACTTGTTTAGTCGGGACATCTGTAGAGTAG